In Colletotrichum higginsianum IMI 349063 chromosome 1, whole genome shotgun sequence, one genomic interval encodes:
- a CDS encoding Integral membrane protein gives MAFLTNNIWPKDGRNRSHVPAMPVWIAAIRILQLVLAIATLGITIFGLTTMQKATGYPFSWFAFAWTFSYLTWLGVAVMFIPIMYNCWVHLGLELLTVVFWLITMALLASHADDLDSLDAFIVTFGPKYEVYYKMNVEPFADGFVAATFAGTATSVVNFVLFVITISVFGRALHALRKANLEKAPSTTDSQKTIQAEGDKMIASPQMTSAVPTYIHWNSQYPPHHTHAYHYYGQPPYTQSPHSQTNPSPPNSVPPHGFQPAYFPSSQWPPQPPQQQPPPEGGVWPAQNYGMYQQQVPIASQHTGQSGSNMGSPQFPMVTPVAPTKSDLPGVYSPPPPGSAHPGQPPQQRPQPPPPAPGTMQSPVELNDGRGEENMPAELPNNPPRSPR, from the exons atggcTTTCTTGACAAACAACATTTGGCCCAAGGATGGGAGGAATAGGTCTCACGTTCCGGCCATGCCGGTGTGGATCGCCGCCATCAGGATACTTCAGCTC GTTCTCGCCATTGCGACGTTAGGCATCACCATCTTCGGCCTCACCACCATGCAAAAGGCGACGGGATATC CCTTTTCGTGGTTCGCATTCGCCTGGACCTTCTCCTACTTGACCTGGTTGGGCGTTGCCGTTATGTTCATTCCCATCATGTACAACTGCTGGGTGCATCT CGGTCTCGAGTTGCTCACCGTCGTCTTCTGGCTCATCACCATGGCCCTGTTGGCCAGCCATGCTGACGATCTCGATTCCCTCGACGCCTTCATCGTGACCTTTGGGCCAAAATACGAGGTCTACTACAAGATGAATGTTGAGCCTTTTGCCGACGGCTTTGTTGCTGCCACCTTTGCCGGCACCGCCACGTCCGTCGTCAACTTTGTGCTTTTTGTCATCACCATTAGTGTTTTTG GCCGCGCCCTGCATGCTCTGCGCAAGGCAAACCTGGAAAAAGCGCCCAGCACGACCGATTCGCAGAAGACGATTCAGGCCGAGGGAGACAAAATGATCGCGTCGCCGCAGATGACATCCGCCGTCCCTACTTACATCCACTGGAACAGCCAGTACCCTCCTCACCACACTCACGCCTACCACTACTACGGCCAACCGCCGTACACGCAATCGCCGCACTCGCAAACGAACCCTTCGCCGCCGAACTCCGTCCCACCCCACGGATTTCAACCGGCCTACTTCCCCAGCAGCCAATGGCCGCCGCAGCCCCCTCAGCAACAACCGCCTCCCGAGGGCGGTGTCTGGCCGGCCCAGAACTACGGCATGTACCAGCAGCAGGTCCCCATCGCGTCCCAGCATACCGGCCAGTCCGGCAGCAACATGGGCTCGCCCCAGTTTCCCATGGTGACCCCAGTGGCACCCACCAAGTCGGACCTCCCGGGTGTATACTCGCCACCGCCCCCGGGTAGCGCACATCCCGGGCAACCGCCACAACAACGCCCacagccgccgcccccggcgccCGGCACTATGCAATCGCCGGTCGAGTTGAACGATGGGCGTGGTGAGGAGAATATGCCGGCGGAGCTGCCAAACAACCCTCCTCGGTCACCCAGATAA